Genomic DNA from Candidatus Sphingomonas phytovorans:
GGCAGCCCGCGCGCTGCCCGGCGTGATCGACGTCATCGTCGACGATCAGCGCGTCGCGCGCCAGGCGGCTGGTTTCTCGCCGGCGCATAGCGGCAATGGCGAGATCGATCATTGGGACCAGGTTCTCGGTGCCGCCATCGCGACCAGCTTCGAGGCGGCGCGGGATGCGGCGCGCGCGGTGCGGGTGACGATCGAACCCGAGCCGGGCCGGTTCGACACGATGGCCGATGTCGCCGAAGCGAGCGGACCGCCGAAGGATTCGCGTCTTCAGGACCTGACGATCGGCGACATCGATGCGGCGATGGCCGGGGCCGCCGCCAGCATCGACCAGCTCTATTCTACGCCCAACCAGGTCCATGCCGCGATGGAACCGCACGCCTCGATCGCGGTGTGGGAGGATGAGAAACTTACCCTCTATTCAAGCCTGCAGATTCTGCACGCGGCGAAGCAGATCCTCGCCGCGGCGGTGGGCATCGAGGCCCGGAACGTCCGGATCGTCTCGCCCTATATCGGCGGCGGGTTCGGCGGGAAGCTGCTCGGGCCAGAGGCGGTGATGGCGGCAATCGCGGCGCGGCGGATCGGCCGCCCGGTCAAGATCGCGATGGCGCGGGCGCAGCTCTTCCATAATGTCTATCGCCGCACCGACACGCACCAGCGCATCCGCCTCGCCGCCGACGAGCATGGCAGGCTGATGGCGATCGGGCATGACAGCGTGGTGAGCCAGGGCCCGGACGGCGGCTTCATGGAGCCGGTCGCGCTCGGCACCATCCCGCTCTACGGCGCGCCCGTCAGGCATTTCAGCCACAAGGTGGTGACGCTCGACATGGTCCAGGCGGGCGCGGTACGCGCGCCGGGCGAGGCGGTCGGCATGCTCGCGCTGGAAACGGCGATGGACGAACTGGCCGAACAACTCGGCCGCGATCCGGTCGATTTCCGCAAGCTCAACGAACCCGCGGCCGATCCGACGACAGGCCAACCCTTCTCGACGCGGCGCCTCGTCGAATGCCTCGACCGGGGCGCTGGAATGTTCGGCTGGGCACGCAGGCAGCCGACGCCCGGATCGATGCGAGAGGGCGAATGGCTGATCGGCATGGGCATGGCGGCGGCGGTGCGGATCAACCTGCTGGTCGATTCGCAGGCGCGCGTGACGCTCGGCACCGATGGCCACGCGACGATCGAGACCGACATGACCGATATCGGCACCGGCACTTACACCATCCTCGCGCAGATCGCGGGGGAGTCGCTCGGCCTGCCGATCCGGTGCGTCGACGTGAGACTGGGCGATACCGATCTGCCGCCGGGCGCAGGATCGGGCGGATCGTTCGGCGCGGCCAGCGCCGGATCGTCGGTGGCGCTGGCGTGCGAGGATCTGGTCGCCGAACTGGCCGGGCGCATGGGCACCACGCCGGAGAACATGACGCTGAAGGACGGCCACGCGATCGCGGGCAACCGCCGCGTCGCACTGGGCGAGCTGGTCGGCGCCGCGCCGCTGGTGGCGACGGGCAAGATCAGCCAGGGCAGGAACGCCCGCACCTACAGCCAGGCAGCGCACGGCGCTCAGTTCGCCGAGGTGGCGGTCAATGCCGTCACCGGCGCGGTGCGGGTGCGGCGCATGCTCGGCGTGTTCGAGGCGGGGCGAATCCTCAACGCCAAGACAGCGCGCAGCCAGGCGATCGGCGGGATGATCTGGGGCATCGGCTATGCGCTGATGGAAGGTGCCGAGCTCGACCGGCGCCACGGCCATTTCGTGAACCACGATCTCGGCGAATATCATGTGCCGGTGCATGCCGATGTGCCACATCTCGACGTGCATTTCATCGAGGACCTCGACCATCACGCCAATCCGATCGGGGCGAAAGGTCTCGGCGAGCTGACCATTTCCGGCGCTGGCGCGGCGGTGACCAACGCTATCTACAATGCATGTGGCGTGCGGGTGCGGGATTTTCCGATGACGCTCGACAAGGTGCTGGCGGGGTTGCCACCGGTATGAGGCCATATGCTCGTCACCCTGAACTTGTTTCAGGGTCCATGCGCGGCCATCCCCCCGCAGGCGTCACTCGTGGTGCACCTGTCCGCGCATGGATGCTGAAACGAGTTCAGCATGACGGAGTGTTGTTGAATGGCCGATAACGACACCGTCCTCGCCGCGGCCCAGGCCTGGAAGGGCGCGCCGATGGCGATCGCCACAGTCGTCTCGACCTGGGGATCGGCGCCCCGGCCGCGCGGCAGCCATATGCTGGTGCACGCCGATGGCCGGTTCGAAGGCTCAGTCTCGGGCGGCTGCGTCGAGAGCGACATCCTCGCCACCGCCGCCGAGGTGATCGCGGGCGCGCCGTTCCAGGTGAAGAGTTATGGCGTCGCCGACGCCGCGGCCTGGGAGGTCGGCCTGCCCTGCGGCGGCGAGATCGCGGTGATGGTGCAGCCGGTCTCGGCTGAAGGCTTCGACCCCGAATTGTTCGACCGGATCGCCGAGGCGCGCGACGCAGGCAAGGCGCTTACCGTGTCGACCAGCCTCGACACCGGACACAGCGACGCACGCCCGCTCGAGACCGGGTCGGCCTTCCTCAACCGATACGATCCGCCACGCCGCCTGCTGATCGTCGGCGCGGTGCAGATCGCTCAGGCGCTTGCCGGGCTGGCGCGCGAACTGGGCATCGACACGGTGGTGATCGATCCCCGCGCCCGCTTCCTGACCGGGGAGCGATTCCCCGGCGTGACCCTCGACGATCGCTGGCCCGACGAGGCGGTTGCGGCCTATGCGCCCGGCCCGTCGACGGCGGTGGTGACGCTGAGCCACGACACCAAGATCGACGATCCCGCCCTGATCGCCGCGCTGGCCGCGCCCACCGCCTATGTCGGCGCGCTCGGCTCCCGCCGCAGCCACGCCGCGCGGCGGGAACGGCTCGCCGCGCAAGGGGTTGGAGCAGCGGCGCTCGACCGTATCGATGCGCCGGTCGGCCTCGACATCGGCGCGATCGGGCCTGCCGAAATCGCGCTGTCGATCGCGGCGGCGATGGTGGGCGCCTTCAATTTCCGGGACGACAAGAACGCATCATGATCCATGTCGAGAAGACCGTGCTGATCCTGCTCGCGGCGGGGCGTTCCGAACGCTTCGGCGACATCGACAAGCTGGAGCAGAATTTCCTGGGCCAGCCGCTGGCGATGCATGTGGTGACGGCGTTCGAGGATATCCCCTTCCAGGCGCGCTTCGTGGTGAAGAACGGCACCGATCTCGATTTCGCGAGCCGGGGGTACCGGGTGATCCACAATGACGATCCGGGGATCGGCATGTCGCGTTCAGTAAAGCTCGGCGTGCAGAATGCGCGCGACGACGGTGCGGATGCGGTGGTGATCGCGCTCGCCGACATGCCGCGCGTCACCGCCTCGCACCTCTATCACCTGATCGAGGCAGTGGATTCGCGCCATTCGGTGGTCGCCTCGAGCGACGGGGTGAACCCCTGCCCGCCCGCCGTGTTCGGCGCGGGGCAATTCGATTTCCTGCTGAACCTCGAAGGCGATGCCGGCGCGCGCGACCTGGTGCGCGCGGGCAGGCATGTGGTGACGTCGCCCGCTGAACTGATCGACATCGATACGCCAGCGGATCTCGAAAGGCTGCGGGCACTTGTCCGACCTCTTTGAACCCCTCCGCTGAAGGAGAGGACGAGATTCATTCGTGCCGCAAAGCGTCAATCGGGTTGAGCGACGCAGCCCGCCGCGCCGGAAAATAGCCGAACACGACCCCGATCACCGCCGAGATACCGAAGGCGAGCACGTTGATCTCCGGCACGAAGATCCACGTCACCTGCATCAGCGGCGCGAGCGAGAGGATCGCGATCTGCGCCACGACCAGGCCGATCAGCCCGCCGAGGCAGGATAGCGCCACCGCCTCGACCAGGAACTGGAGCAGCACCTCGCGCGCGACCGCGCCGATGGCGAGACGGATGCCGATCTCGCGCGTCCGCTCGGTCACCGAGACGAGCATGATGTTCATGATCCCGATCCCGCCGACCAGCAGGGAGATCGCCGCCACCGCGGTGACGATGCTGGTCAGCAGGGTGGTCGTGCCAGTCAGCGTGTCGGAAATCTGCTTGGTGTCGAAGATGTTGAAATCGTCGGTCTTGCTGCCGGTGATGTTGCGGCGTTCGCGCAGCAGGTCCTCGATCCCCGACTGCACCGTCGCGGTCGAATAGGCCTCGTCGACGCCGACGAGCATCAGCCGGATATCGGTCGATCCGGTGAAGCGCCGCTGCACCGCCTTGAGCGGCATGATGACGACATCGTCCTGGTCGCCGCCGAAGCCGGCCTGGCCGCGCGTCGAGAGCACACCGATGACGTCGCAGGAAATACCGCCGATGCGCATCCGCGTGCCAACCGCCTCGCCCCCGCGATACAGATTCTGCGCGACGGTGCTGCCGATGATGCACACTGCCTTGCCCGCCTGCTCCTCGGGCTCGGTGAAGCCGCGGCCGGCGGACAGCGGCCAGGGCTGGACCTGGAAATAGGCCGAGGTGGTGCCGTTGATCGTGGTCGACCAGTTGGCGCCTTCATAGATGGCGGTCGCGGTCGACT
This window encodes:
- a CDS encoding xanthine dehydrogenase family protein molybdopterin-binding subunit encodes the protein MTEYRMDADHPGLALDRGVQDVLGRGLDRVDGVFKVTGAATYGYEHQIENVAYGYLITAPAAKGKVTGFDIEAARALPGVIDVIVDDQRVARQAAGFSPAHSGNGEIDHWDQVLGAAIATSFEAARDAARAVRVTIEPEPGRFDTMADVAEASGPPKDSRLQDLTIGDIDAAMAGAAASIDQLYSTPNQVHAAMEPHASIAVWEDEKLTLYSSLQILHAAKQILAAAVGIEARNVRIVSPYIGGGFGGKLLGPEAVMAAIAARRIGRPVKIAMARAQLFHNVYRRTDTHQRIRLAADEHGRLMAIGHDSVVSQGPDGGFMEPVALGTIPLYGAPVRHFSHKVVTLDMVQAGAVRAPGEAVGMLALETAMDELAEQLGRDPVDFRKLNEPAADPTTGQPFSTRRLVECLDRGAGMFGWARRQPTPGSMREGEWLIGMGMAAAVRINLLVDSQARVTLGTDGHATIETDMTDIGTGTYTILAQIAGESLGLPIRCVDVRLGDTDLPPGAGSGGSFGAASAGSSVALACEDLVAELAGRMGTTPENMTLKDGHAIAGNRRVALGELVGAAPLVATGKISQGRNARTYSQAAHGAQFAEVAVNAVTGAVRVRRMLGVFEAGRILNAKTARSQAIGGMIWGIGYALMEGAELDRRHGHFVNHDLGEYHVPVHADVPHLDVHFIEDLDHHANPIGAKGLGELTISGAGAAVTNAIYNACGVRVRDFPMTLDKVLAGLPPV
- a CDS encoding ABC transporter permease gives rise to the protein MLATTFLLAIRSILRHKLRSFLTTLGIIIGVGAVVTMVTLGQATTAAVQKQISALGTNVLQVRPGQGFGRGGGGPRPPDFKPDDVQAIADQIAGVTAVAPQAQSTATAIYEGANWSTTINGTTSAYFQVQPWPLSAGRGFTEPEEQAGKAVCIIGSTVAQNLYRGGEAVGTRMRIGGISCDVIGVLSTRGQAGFGGDQDDVVIMPLKAVQRRFTGSTDIRLMLVGVDEAYSTATVQSGIEDLLRERRNITGSKTDDFNIFDTKQISDTLTGTTTLLTSIVTAVAAISLLVGGIGIMNIMLVSVTERTREIGIRLAIGAVAREVLLQFLVEAVALSCLGGLIGLVVAQIAILSLAPLMQVTWIFVPEINVLAFGISAVIGVVFGYFPARRAASLNPIDALRHE
- a CDS encoding nucleotidyltransferase family protein: MIHVEKTVLILLAAGRSERFGDIDKLEQNFLGQPLAMHVVTAFEDIPFQARFVVKNGTDLDFASRGYRVIHNDDPGIGMSRSVKLGVQNARDDGADAVVIALADMPRVTASHLYHLIEAVDSRHSVVASSDGVNPCPPAVFGAGQFDFLLNLEGDAGARDLVRAGRHVVTSPAELIDIDTPADLERLRALVRPL
- a CDS encoding XdhC family protein; the protein is MADNDTVLAAAQAWKGAPMAIATVVSTWGSAPRPRGSHMLVHADGRFEGSVSGGCVESDILATAAEVIAGAPFQVKSYGVADAAAWEVGLPCGGEIAVMVQPVSAEGFDPELFDRIAEARDAGKALTVSTSLDTGHSDARPLETGSAFLNRYDPPRRLLIVGAVQIAQALAGLARELGIDTVVIDPRARFLTGERFPGVTLDDRWPDEAVAAYAPGPSTAVVTLSHDTKIDDPALIAALAAPTAYVGALGSRRSHAARRERLAAQGVGAAALDRIDAPVGLDIGAIGPAEIALSIAAAMVGAFNFRDDKNAS